One region of Hydrogenobaculum sp. Y04AAS1 genomic DNA includes:
- a CDS encoding PP2C family serine/threonine-protein phosphatase, producing MNIVYECGQIMGEKNYQSDEIFVQDSVFAVADGMGDKNSGKLASKIAIQVLEQYLDNIEKAFYKINKEIINRLSKYADGLICGTTLSVLKCDLDSMMYYVYHVGDSKIFLIRDKSLMQLTKDQSKLENHKKYVKALGTNWSIDLYKTIGNIEKNDIFFISTDGICDIKDVLEDIVEKDPKSIKEHILSKERHIKDNLSFIVLKVF from the coding sequence ATGAATATAGTCTACGAGTGCGGGCAGATAATGGGAGAGAAGAATTACCAAAGCGATGAAATATTTGTGCAAGATAGCGTGTTTGCAGTGGCAGATGGTATGGGAGATAAAAACTCTGGAAAGCTTGCCTCAAAAATAGCGATACAGGTGTTAGAACAATATCTTGATAATATAGAAAAGGCTTTTTATAAAATAAACAAAGAGATTATAAATAGGTTAAGTAAATATGCAGATGGGCTTATATGTGGTACCACGCTTAGTGTATTAAAATGCGATTTAGATAGCATGATGTACTATGTATATCATGTTGGAGATTCTAAAATATTTCTTATTCGTGATAAAAGCCTAATGCAACTTACTAAAGACCAAAGCAAACTAGAAAACCATAAAAAATACGTGAAAGCCCTTGGTACAAATTGGAGTATAGATTTATATAAAACAATAGGAAACATTGAGAAAAACGATATTTTTTTCATATCTACAGACGGCATATGCGATATAAAAGATGTATTGGAAGATATAGTAGAAAAAGATCCTAAATCTATAAAAGAGCATATCTTATCAAAAGAGCGTCATATAAAAGATAACCTATCTTTTATAGTGTTAAAAGTTTTCTAA
- a CDS encoding serine/threonine-protein kinase — MEIGDIVLDMYRIVGILGEGEFGKVYKVEGLKGKYKWKEFALKIAKDEYAIEYLWKEVQSLILLRHPNIISLISYLYKKDEKRLYVIYELMDTGNLKEYISHQDLNKEVVLKIFTDITNGLAFLHQMGYIHSDIKPDNVFGKKILKGLVWKLGDFGLLKTKKGQSLISVKGTVGYIAPEIFRNEIYPASDIFSMGALLHYILTKKDPFDVESDIPKLKRNKNCDYKMSEDIPQKTREFIKMLLECDYNKRFQNAIELREYLKTHEIL; from the coding sequence ATGGAAATAGGCGATATAGTTTTAGATATGTATAGGATAGTGGGTATTCTTGGGGAAGGTGAGTTTGGTAAAGTATACAAAGTTGAGGGCTTAAAAGGCAAATACAAGTGGAAGGAGTTTGCATTAAAAATAGCAAAAGATGAATATGCTATAGAATATCTTTGGAAAGAAGTCCAATCCCTTATACTTTTAAGACATCCAAACATTATATCTTTGATAAGCTATCTTTATAAAAAAGATGAAAAGAGACTATATGTTATATACGAGCTTATGGATACTGGAAATTTAAAAGAATATATATCTCATCAAGATCTTAACAAAGAGGTTGTATTGAAGATTTTTACGGATATAACCAACGGCCTTGCTTTTTTACATCAAATGGGCTATATACACAGCGATATAAAACCAGATAACGTGTTTGGTAAAAAGATATTGAAAGGGCTTGTGTGGAAATTGGGAGATTTTGGGCTTTTAAAAACAAAAAAAGGGCAATCTCTTATATCTGTAAAAGGCACTGTAGGCTATATAGCCCCTGAGATATTTAGAAACGAAATATATCCAGCCAGTGATATCTTTTCTATGGGGGCGTTGCTTCACTATATCCTTACAAAAAAAGACCCTTTTGACGTGGAAAGCGATATACCAAAGTTAAAAAGAAACAAAAACTGCGATTACAAGATGTCTGAAGACATACCTCAAAAAACGAGGGAGTTTATAAAGATGCTTTTAGAGTGCGATTACAACAAAAGATTTCAAAATGCCATAGAACTAAGAGAATATCTAAAGACTCACGAGATTTTATGA
- the truA gene encoding tRNA pseudouridine(38-40) synthase TruA, which translates to MKNYKFTISFVGTNYSGWQYQPNVPTIQNEVEEKLYYIVNKKKPIKQKIRAIGCSRTDKGVHAIEFVFNVKMEFDKDLNFLRKALNSALPKDIKIHNIEEVPLEFNSRFDALKKTYIYKLFFDEKNSPFFQDRAMLVYKPTDLGKMMEISHLFLGYKDFRGFTKELEDENGYCSVENITFKVDYPLVEISITANRFLRYMVRRMVGTMLSYAQGLISIDDVNDFLKAKRVSNHTAKAHGLYLKKVYY; encoded by the coding sequence GTGAAGAACTATAAATTTACTATATCCTTTGTAGGCACAAATTACAGCGGATGGCAATACCAACCAAACGTACCTACCATACAAAACGAAGTAGAAGAAAAACTGTATTACATAGTAAATAAGAAAAAACCTATAAAGCAAAAAATAAGGGCTATAGGTTGTTCTAGGACAGACAAAGGCGTTCATGCTATTGAGTTTGTATTCAACGTCAAGATGGAATTTGATAAAGATTTAAATTTTTTAAGGAAAGCCCTAAATAGCGCTCTACCAAAGGATATAAAAATCCACAACATAGAAGAGGTGCCTTTGGAGTTTAACTCCCGTTTTGATGCTTTAAAAAAAACCTATATATATAAACTGTTTTTTGATGAGAAAAACTCACCGTTTTTCCAGGATAGGGCAATGCTTGTGTATAAGCCTACAGATTTAGGCAAAATGATGGAAATATCGCACTTATTTTTAGGTTATAAGGATTTTAGGGGATTTACCAAAGAGCTTGAAGACGAAAACGGCTATTGCTCTGTAGAAAATATAACTTTTAAAGTGGATTACCCTTTGGTAGAAATATCAATTACTGCCAATAGATTTTTGAGGTATATGGTAAGGCGTATGGTAGGGACGATGTTATCTTACGCTCAAGGGCTTATATCAATAGACGATGTAAATGATTTTTTAAAAGCAAAGAGAGTTTCAAACCACACGGCAAAAGCTCATGGTTTATACTTAAAAAAGGTATATTACTGA